One genomic window of Actinoplanes lobatus includes the following:
- a CDS encoding TetR/AcrR family transcriptional regulator — translation MVRRTGRRPGNPDTREAILVAARSAFAEKGYDGASIRAIATGAGVDPALVHHYFGTKDKLFLATMNSPVDPIDLINEATAGERDEIGVRFVRAFLGMWDGPRGAAAVALLRSVVGTEWTTKLFREFIITQILRRAVPKLGLDPAEAHLRVTLAASHLVGLAMARYVIKVEPLASAPTDALVAAVGPAVQRYLTEDLPGVFPQEA, via the coding sequence ATGGTGCGACGGACCGGACGCCGGCCCGGCAACCCGGACACGCGCGAGGCGATTCTCGTGGCCGCGCGCAGCGCGTTCGCCGAGAAGGGGTACGACGGCGCCTCGATCCGCGCGATCGCGACCGGCGCCGGGGTGGACCCGGCGCTCGTGCACCACTACTTCGGCACCAAGGACAAGCTGTTCCTGGCGACGATGAACTCGCCGGTCGACCCGATCGACCTGATCAACGAGGCGACCGCGGGGGAGCGGGACGAGATCGGTGTCCGGTTCGTCCGCGCCTTCCTCGGCATGTGGGACGGGCCGCGCGGCGCGGCCGCCGTGGCGCTGCTGCGATCGGTCGTCGGCACCGAGTGGACCACCAAGCTGTTCCGCGAGTTCATCATCACCCAGATCCTGCGCCGGGCGGTGCCCAAGCTGGGCCTCGACCCGGCGGAGGCGCACCTGCGGGTCACCCTGGCGGCCAGCCACCTGGTCGGCCTCGCGATGGCCCGGTACGTGATCAAGGTGGAGCCGCTGGCCTCCGCGCCGACCGACGCGCTGGTCGCCGCGGTCGGCCCGGCGGTGCAGCGCTATCTCACCGAGGACCTACCGGGCGTGTTCCCGCAGGAGGCATGA
- a CDS encoding ABC transporter ATP-binding protein: protein MSEAIEVRDLVVRRGKRAVLDGFSCVIPRGSVTGLLGPSGSGKTTLMRAVVGVQIVASGTVTVLGHPAGSAALRRRIGYLTQAPSVYADLTVAENARYFASLYGLKAAAADEAVEAVGLTAARGQLVANLSGGQRSRASLACAIVSRPELLVLDEPTVGQDPVLRDELWDHFRRLAADGATVLVSSHVMDEANRCDRLLLIREGALIADDTPAGVKATAGVDDLDQAFLNLIRRQEEVAA, encoded by the coding sequence ATGTCCGAAGCGATCGAGGTCCGCGACCTCGTCGTGAGACGCGGGAAGAGGGCCGTTCTGGACGGCTTCTCCTGCGTCATCCCGCGCGGCAGCGTCACCGGCCTGCTCGGCCCGAGCGGCAGCGGCAAGACCACGCTGATGCGTGCCGTCGTCGGCGTGCAGATCGTCGCGTCCGGCACGGTGACGGTGCTCGGCCACCCGGCCGGGTCCGCGGCGCTGCGCCGCCGGATCGGTTACCTGACCCAGGCGCCGAGCGTCTACGCCGACCTCACCGTGGCGGAGAACGCCCGCTACTTCGCCTCGCTCTACGGTCTCAAGGCGGCCGCCGCCGACGAGGCGGTCGAGGCGGTCGGCCTGACCGCGGCGCGCGGGCAGCTGGTGGCGAACCTGTCCGGTGGCCAGCGCAGCCGCGCGTCGCTGGCCTGCGCGATCGTCAGCCGCCCCGAGCTGCTGGTCCTCGACGAGCCGACCGTCGGGCAGGACCCGGTGCTGCGCGACGAGCTGTGGGACCACTTCCGCCGCCTCGCCGCCGACGGCGCCACCGTCCTGGTGTCCAGCCACGTGATGGACGAGGCCAACCGCTGCGACCGGCTGCTGCTGATCCGCGAGGGCGCGCTGATCGCCGACGACACCCCGGCCGGCGTCAAGGCCACCGCCGGCGTCGACGACCTCGACCAGGCGTTCCTCAACCTGATCCGGCGCCAGGAAGAGGTCGCGGCATGA
- a CDS encoding ABC transporter permease, protein MILVSTIRRILGQLRHDPRTIGLIVVVPTLLITLIYFMYEGQPAVFDRVALTMLGVFPFIVMFLITSIAMLRERTTGTLERLFTTPVGKIDLLFGYGVAFGVAAGAQATVAATFSYWALDMRTAGSIGLVILIAVANAVLGVALGLLCSAFARTEFQAVQFMPLVVAPQLLLCGLFVPRDEMAGWLQTISNVLPMSYSVEALTEVGVHAEPTGIMWRDLTVVVGSIVVALILGAATLRRRTA, encoded by the coding sequence ATGATCCTCGTCAGCACCATCAGGCGGATCCTCGGCCAGCTGCGGCACGACCCGCGGACCATCGGCCTCATCGTGGTGGTCCCGACGCTGCTGATCACCCTGATCTACTTCATGTACGAGGGCCAGCCCGCCGTCTTCGACCGGGTCGCCCTCACCATGCTCGGCGTCTTCCCGTTCATCGTGATGTTCCTGATCACCAGCATCGCCATGCTGCGGGAACGCACCACCGGCACCCTGGAGAGGCTCTTCACCACCCCGGTCGGCAAGATCGATCTGCTGTTCGGCTACGGCGTGGCGTTCGGTGTCGCGGCCGGTGCGCAGGCGACGGTGGCGGCCACCTTCTCCTACTGGGCACTGGACATGCGGACCGCCGGGAGCATCGGCCTGGTCATCCTGATCGCGGTCGCCAACGCCGTGCTCGGTGTCGCGCTCGGCCTGCTGTGCAGTGCCTTCGCCCGTACCGAGTTCCAGGCGGTGCAGTTCATGCCGCTCGTGGTGGCGCCCCAGCTGCTGCTCTGCGGGCTGTTCGTGCCGCGCGACGAGATGGCCGGCTGGCTCCAGACGATCAGCAACGTGCTGCCGATGTCCTACTCCGTGGAGGCGCTGACCGAGGTGGGTGTGCACGCCGAGCCGACAGGCATCATGTGGCGGGACCTCACCGTCGTGGTGGGATCGATCGTGGTGGCCCTGATCCTCGGCGCGGCCACCCTGCGCCGGAGGACCGCTTAG
- a CDS encoding dienelactone hydrolase family protein — MTTWMTQERIELGSVRLDADMTLPEHATGVVLFAHGSGSSRHSPRNRVVAAELNRRRFATVLADLLTPEEEVRDARTGELRFDIGLLADRLVGIIDWMRVQPPTAALPLGLFGASTGGGAALVAAAARPSAVRAVVSRGGRPDLAGPALVEVRAPTLLIVGEHDPQVIDLNEEARNTMRIRADLRIVAGATHLFEEPGALETVAEEAGHWFGDHLVPAMAR; from the coding sequence ATGACGACCTGGATGACCCAGGAACGAATCGAACTGGGTTCGGTACGCCTGGACGCCGACATGACGCTTCCCGAGCACGCCACCGGGGTGGTGCTGTTCGCCCACGGCAGCGGCAGCTCCCGGCACAGTCCCCGCAACCGCGTGGTGGCCGCCGAGCTCAACCGGCGGCGGTTCGCCACCGTGCTGGCCGACCTGCTCACCCCCGAGGAGGAGGTACGCGACGCGCGTACCGGTGAGCTGCGCTTCGACATCGGCCTGCTCGCCGACCGCCTGGTCGGGATCATCGACTGGATGCGGGTGCAGCCGCCCACCGCGGCTCTGCCGCTCGGCCTGTTCGGGGCGAGCACCGGCGGAGGCGCGGCCCTGGTCGCGGCGGCGGCCCGGCCGTCGGCGGTCCGCGCCGTGGTGTCCCGCGGTGGCCGCCCGGATCTGGCCGGGCCGGCGCTGGTCGAGGTGCGCGCGCCCACGCTGCTCATCGTGGGTGAGCACGACCCTCAGGTGATCGACCTCAACGAGGAGGCCCGCAACACCATGCGGATCCGCGCCGACCTGCGGATCGTGGCCGGCGCCACGCATCTGTTCGAGGAGCCCGGGGCGCTGGAGACGGTGGCCGAGGAGGCGGGCCACTGGTTCGGCGATCACCTGGTGCCGGCGATGGCGAGGTGA
- a CDS encoding family 43 glycosylhydrolase, which translates to MSLARLKSVGAVFLLLFAVAVAVEARTSGPARAAATFTNPVASAPYGADPWVGYYSGYYYLAATTWNNQVVIKRATSVAALPGATENVVYTGTATASCCNVWAPSMHRLNGPNGYRWYLYYSAGTAACCDGQRSFVLESSGDNPLGPYTFKGQLNVQANNGWAIDGSVATINGANYFLYSSWVGDLQSLFIAPMTNPWTVSAYGTRISYPTYDWEKVGGNTEEGPYVLQRNGVTYLTFSASSCNTPDYKIGMLTLTGTNPLSASSWTKKSTAIFQRSDANSVYGPGHHSFFTSPDGTETWMAYHANETTAQGCGATRTTRLKKVSWNSDGTPNLGTPDKLSTTLTAPAGDPGGTVSYPVAGTKYRIINQASGKVLDAANCGTANGTAIQQWSSLGNACQQWTFTKTTSGYYRITNVNSGTVLDSVNCGTANGTALNLWASLGNTCQEWSLTPINGGYLIANRGNGMVLDVTNCGTADGVAVRQWASLGNSCQQWNITA; encoded by the coding sequence ATGTCTCTTGCACGCCTGAAATCCGTCGGAGCCGTCTTCCTCCTGCTCTTCGCGGTGGCCGTCGCCGTGGAGGCCCGTACCTCGGGCCCGGCCCGCGCCGCCGCCACCTTCACCAACCCGGTGGCCTCCGCGCCGTACGGCGCCGACCCGTGGGTGGGCTACTACAGCGGCTACTACTACCTGGCCGCGACCACGTGGAACAACCAGGTCGTCATCAAGCGGGCGACCTCGGTGGCCGCGCTGCCCGGCGCTACCGAGAACGTCGTCTACACCGGAACCGCCACCGCGAGCTGCTGCAACGTGTGGGCGCCGTCGATGCACCGGCTGAACGGCCCGAACGGGTACCGCTGGTACCTGTACTACTCGGCCGGCACCGCGGCGTGCTGCGACGGGCAGCGGTCGTTCGTGCTGGAGAGCTCCGGCGACAACCCGCTCGGCCCGTACACGTTCAAGGGCCAGCTCAACGTCCAGGCCAACAACGGCTGGGCCATCGACGGCAGTGTGGCGACCATCAACGGCGCCAACTACTTCCTCTACTCGTCGTGGGTCGGTGACCTGCAGAGCCTGTTCATCGCGCCGATGACCAACCCGTGGACGGTGTCCGCCTACGGGACGCGGATCTCCTACCCGACGTACGACTGGGAGAAGGTCGGTGGCAACACCGAGGAGGGCCCGTACGTTCTCCAGCGCAACGGGGTCACCTACCTGACGTTCTCGGCCAGCTCCTGCAACACGCCGGACTACAAGATCGGCATGCTGACCCTGACCGGCACCAACCCGCTGTCCGCCTCGTCGTGGACCAAGAAGAGCACCGCGATCTTCCAGCGCAGTGACGCGAACAGCGTCTACGGCCCGGGCCACCACTCGTTCTTCACGTCGCCGGACGGCACCGAGACGTGGATGGCCTACCACGCCAACGAGACCACCGCCCAGGGCTGCGGCGCCACCCGGACCACCCGGCTCAAGAAGGTCAGCTGGAACTCGGACGGCACCCCCAACCTGGGTACGCCGGACAAGCTCTCCACCACGCTGACCGCACCCGCCGGCGACCCGGGCGGCACCGTCTCCTACCCGGTGGCCGGCACCAAGTACCGGATCATCAACCAGGCCAGCGGCAAGGTCCTCGACGCGGCGAACTGCGGCACCGCCAACGGCACCGCCATCCAGCAGTGGTCGTCGCTGGGCAACGCCTGCCAGCAGTGGACGTTCACCAAGACGACCAGCGGCTACTACCGGATCACCAACGTCAACAGCGGAACCGTGCTCGACTCGGTCAACTGCGGCACCGCCAACGGCACGGCCCTCAACCTGTGGGCCAGCCTCGGCAACACCTGCCAGGAGTGGAGCCTGACCCCGATCAACGGCGGCTACCTGATCGCCAACCGGGGCAACGGCATGGTCCTCGACGTCACCAACTGCGGCACCGCCGACGGTGTGGCCGTACGCCAATGGGCGTCGCTGGGCAACTCCTGCCAGCAGTGGAACATCACGGCCTGA
- a CDS encoding phosphoribosyltransferase: MIFANRAEAGRALAGRLAQLLGADRHPLVLALPRGGLPVAGPVAERLGGDLDIVVARKIGSPRYPEFGVGAIAEDGPPVYDPDNLRYAGVTEADLAGVLAAERAELARRIQLYRGGRPAPPVAGRTVIVVDDGLATGVTAHAALRWVREQGPGRLILAAPVCAPQARDALSAEADEVVCLSAPDPFYAVGRWYEDFEQLTDEDVGHFIMC, encoded by the coding sequence ATGATCTTCGCGAATCGGGCCGAGGCGGGCCGGGCGCTCGCCGGCCGCCTGGCGCAGCTTCTCGGCGCCGACCGGCATCCGCTGGTCCTGGCCCTCCCACGGGGTGGCCTGCCGGTGGCCGGGCCGGTCGCCGAGCGGCTCGGCGGTGATCTCGACATCGTGGTGGCCCGCAAGATCGGCTCGCCCCGGTACCCGGAGTTCGGGGTGGGCGCCATCGCCGAGGACGGCCCGCCCGTGTACGACCCGGACAACCTGCGCTACGCCGGGGTCACCGAGGCCGACCTCGCCGGTGTCCTGGCCGCCGAGCGGGCCGAACTGGCCCGCCGGATCCAGCTCTACCGCGGCGGCCGCCCCGCCCCGCCGGTGGCCGGCCGCACGGTGATCGTGGTCGACGACGGGCTGGCCACCGGGGTGACCGCGCACGCGGCGCTGCGCTGGGTGCGCGAACAGGGACCGGGCCGGCTGATCCTGGCCGCGCCGGTGTGCGCGCCGCAGGCCCGGGACGCGCTGTCCGCCGAGGCCGACGAGGTGGTGTGCCTGAGCGCGCCCGACCCGTTCTACGCGGTGGGCCGCTGGTACGAGGACTTCGAGCAGCTCACCGACGAGGACGTGGGCCATTTCATCATGTGTTGA
- a CDS encoding methyl-accepting chemotaxis protein, which produces MPTWLILFAALAAVAAGVFVVRRRARPAGGGAGDPGAAGRITELTETLRERDAELERLRAELDAQEQVAQDRQRELNQRLRRRAREAIDDTAEVIGGKLADVVRQVGAARHAAASTHEGVTITSDAASVLVRRAHSADEAATALNASLRQVAGIASVISGIASQTRLLALNATIEAVRAGEAGSGFAVVADEVKGLADTTADSTEQITSTVATLEADVAQMGQTLSAIISDVGDIEAAMRHLDGIADQQHDIVGQLHRSVEATMAQISDLSDVAERLERRRHDRLPVKGTVRLETASLSAPVTAEMIDLSSDGLGCLIPAGARIADGELVRVQFAWDGLAAGADARVVRRMTRGDGTEIGLEFQGVPEHTRDEVIRFLSRQIPARP; this is translated from the coding sequence ATGCCCACCTGGCTGATCCTGTTTGCCGCGCTGGCCGCGGTGGCCGCCGGTGTGTTCGTGGTTCGCCGTCGTGCCCGGCCGGCCGGTGGCGGGGCGGGCGATCCGGGCGCCGCGGGGCGGATCACGGAGCTCACCGAGACGCTGCGGGAGCGCGACGCCGAGCTGGAGCGGCTGCGGGCCGAGTTGGACGCGCAGGAGCAGGTGGCGCAGGACCGGCAGCGGGAGCTGAACCAGCGGCTGCGGCGCCGGGCCCGGGAGGCGATCGACGACACGGCCGAGGTGATCGGCGGCAAGCTGGCGGACGTGGTGCGGCAGGTGGGCGCCGCCCGGCACGCGGCGGCCTCCACCCACGAGGGGGTGACGATCACCAGTGACGCGGCGAGCGTGCTGGTCCGGCGGGCGCACAGCGCCGACGAGGCGGCCACCGCACTGAACGCCAGCCTGCGCCAGGTGGCCGGGATCGCCAGCGTGATCTCCGGGATCGCCTCGCAGACCCGGCTGCTGGCGCTGAACGCCACCATCGAGGCGGTCCGGGCCGGCGAGGCCGGCAGCGGGTTCGCGGTGGTCGCCGACGAGGTGAAGGGCCTGGCCGACACGACCGCCGACTCCACCGAGCAGATCACCAGCACGGTCGCGACGCTGGAGGCGGACGTCGCCCAGATGGGCCAGACGCTGAGCGCCATCATCTCCGACGTCGGCGACATCGAGGCCGCGATGCGCCACCTCGACGGGATCGCCGACCAGCAGCACGACATCGTCGGGCAGCTGCACCGCAGCGTCGAGGCGACGATGGCCCAGATCTCGGACCTGTCCGACGTGGCCGAGCGGCTGGAGCGCCGCCGGCACGACCGGCTGCCGGTCAAGGGGACGGTCCGGTTGGAGACGGCGTCACTGTCGGCGCCGGTCACCGCCGAGATGATCGACCTCAGCTCGGACGGGCTGGGCTGCCTGATCCCGGCCGGCGCCCGGATCGCGGACGGTGAGCTGGTGCGCGTCCAGTTCGCGTGGGACGGCCTGGCCGCGGGCGCCGACGCCCGGGTGGTCCGCCGGATGACACGCGGCGACGGCACCGAGATCGGTCTGGAGTTCCAGGGCGTGCCCGAGCACACCCGGGACGAGGTGATCCGCTTCCTGTCCCGGCAGATCCCCGCGCGGCCCTAG